The Caulifigura coniformis genome includes a region encoding these proteins:
- a CDS encoding DUF1559 domain-containing protein: MSEPNLRAGRTTSFRRGFTLIELLVVIAIIAVLVALLLPAVQQAREAARKTQCKNHLKQQGLALHNYHDAFTAFPPGVVSRLADPNWTLPAGNCTAAPDDLGPGWSFFTRMLPFLEQGTFANTIDMNLPLTAPVNAKARNTNVTVFRCPTDPGPTAISIYDCGNPPSVTATPTVMTDASSTSFVGVLGGAKTGGDPLYGCYEHQPFNGMFHRNVAVRMRDITDGTSSTIGIAERHSGFVRSAWSGIVAGQEVLFNFDMRPMQYNPSLAPCQNWRPTITAVVAHSRQSAFNDPTGSPGGFVTPHIGSGNFLLMDGSVRALNANIDKQVMWALCTRNNGEVIGDF, translated from the coding sequence ATGAGCGAGCCGAACCTGCGTGCCGGAAGAACGACGAGCTTTCGGCGCGGCTTCACCCTGATCGAGCTGCTGGTCGTGATCGCGATCATCGCAGTTCTCGTCGCCCTGCTCCTGCCCGCCGTGCAGCAGGCGCGCGAGGCGGCCCGGAAGACCCAGTGCAAGAACCACCTCAAACAGCAGGGGCTCGCGCTCCACAACTATCACGACGCCTTCACCGCGTTTCCGCCGGGCGTCGTCTCGCGACTGGCCGACCCCAACTGGACTCTTCCGGCCGGAAACTGCACTGCGGCCCCTGACGATCTCGGCCCCGGCTGGAGCTTCTTCACCCGCATGCTCCCCTTCCTCGAACAGGGGACCTTCGCCAACACGATCGATATGAACCTCCCCTTGACCGCTCCGGTCAACGCGAAGGCGCGGAACACGAATGTGACGGTGTTTCGCTGCCCCACCGATCCGGGTCCAACGGCCATCTCGATCTACGACTGCGGCAATCCCCCGTCCGTCACCGCGACGCCCACGGTGATGACAGATGCGTCCTCGACCAGCTTCGTCGGCGTCCTGGGTGGAGCGAAGACCGGCGGCGATCCGCTGTACGGCTGCTACGAACACCAGCCCTTCAACGGCATGTTTCACCGCAACGTGGCCGTCCGCATGCGGGACATCACGGATGGAACGTCCTCCACCATCGGTATCGCGGAACGTCACAGCGGCTTCGTCCGCAGCGCCTGGTCCGGCATCGTGGCCGGACAGGAGGTGCTGTTCAACTTCGATATGCGGCCGATGCAGTACAACCCGTCCCTCGCGCCCTGCCAGAACTGGCGGCCGACGATTACCGCCGTCGTCGCCCACAGCCGGCAGTCCGCCTTCAACGACCCGACGGGCAGCCCCGGCGGCTTCGTCACGCCCCATATCGGAAGCGGGAACTTCCTGCTGATGGACGGTTCCGTGCGGGCCCTCAACGCCAATATCGACAAACAGGTGATGTGGGCCCTCTGCACCCGAAATAACGGCGAAGTGATCGGCGACTTTTAG
- a CDS encoding DTW domain-containing protein, giving the protein MFPTTIIVVHPKERRSKCSVQPLRGQEGFVFWKHPKRGPQPLEGYVRLGLGGPQLTADDADRGLLILDGTWRYAATMERDYADVPVRSLGGWVTAYPRTSKLFEDPAAGLATIEALAAAYVQMGRPIERLLDSYAWRDRFLAENAAIIEGFPARAVK; this is encoded by the coding sequence ATGTTCCCCACCACGATCATCGTCGTCCATCCGAAAGAGCGTCGCAGCAAGTGCAGCGTGCAGCCGCTGCGTGGGCAGGAGGGGTTCGTGTTCTGGAAACATCCGAAACGCGGGCCTCAGCCGCTGGAGGGATATGTCCGACTCGGATTGGGAGGCCCGCAGTTGACGGCCGACGATGCCGATCGGGGCCTGCTGATCCTCGACGGGACGTGGCGCTACGCGGCGACCATGGAAAGGGACTACGCAGATGTCCCGGTGCGGAGCCTGGGGGGATGGGTTACGGCGTACCCCAGAACATCGAAACTGTTTGAAGATCCGGCGGCTGGACTGGCCACGATTGAAGCCCTCGCGGCCGCGTATGTGCAGATGGGACGGCCGATCGAGAGACTGCTCGACAGCTACGCCTGGCGGGACCGATTTCTTGCGGAAAACGCTGCGATCATCGAGGGGTTTCCCGCCCGGGCGGTGAAATGA
- the mraY gene encoding phospho-N-acetylmuramoyl-pentapeptide-transferase, translated as MLLWLLRSLAPAGEQSAPFLTLRIAAAAILSFTAAVALGPFAIRWLRRRKIGERIDSPSETLNQLHAGKKDTPTMGGLFVLAAVIAAALLCGDPSSGLLWLGLLAAFSFGVIGIVDDYTKLTTSRRGMSARVKLLALTLVSINLGVGLTLLSTLPELGSGPADLEQLAVTWQVPTLSFMLAGTLWRAFVLIASTNAVNLTDGLDGLAAGCVVCAGTALSALAYLSGHRIMAAHLAIPHVIGAGELAVLGAAMVGATLGFLWFNASPAQVFMGDAGSLPLGGLLAFIALAIRQEWLLALIGGVFVAETLSVILQVGSFKLTGRRIFACSPLHHHFQFRGMPETRIVIRFWIVAALLAIAGMATVLF; from the coding sequence ATGCTCCTGTGGCTGCTGCGGTCTCTTGCCCCGGCTGGTGAACAATCGGCGCCGTTCCTGACGCTGCGCATCGCGGCGGCGGCGATCCTGTCGTTCACGGCCGCCGTCGCTCTCGGGCCGTTCGCCATCCGCTGGCTGCGTCGCAGAAAAATCGGCGAGCGCATCGACAGCCCCTCCGAAACGCTGAATCAGCTTCATGCCGGGAAGAAAGACACCCCGACCATGGGTGGCCTGTTCGTCCTCGCAGCCGTGATCGCGGCCGCGTTACTCTGCGGCGATCCGTCCAGCGGCCTCTTGTGGCTCGGACTGCTGGCGGCGTTCTCCTTCGGCGTGATCGGCATCGTTGATGACTACACGAAGCTCACGACGAGCCGCCGGGGCATGTCGGCCCGCGTGAAGCTGCTGGCACTGACCCTCGTCTCCATCAATCTGGGTGTCGGGCTGACCCTCCTCAGCACGCTCCCGGAACTCGGCTCCGGTCCGGCCGATCTCGAGCAACTGGCCGTCACCTGGCAGGTCCCCACGCTCTCCTTCATGCTGGCCGGAACTCTCTGGCGCGCCTTTGTGCTGATCGCCAGCACCAACGCCGTCAACCTGACGGATGGCCTGGATGGGCTCGCGGCCGGTTGCGTCGTCTGCGCCGGAACGGCCCTGTCCGCGCTCGCATATCTGTCCGGCCACCGCATCATGGCTGCGCATCTCGCGATTCCCCATGTCATCGGCGCGGGCGAGCTCGCGGTGTTGGGGGCGGCCATGGTCGGAGCGACGCTCGGCTTCCTGTGGTTCAATGCATCCCCCGCGCAGGTGTTCATGGGGGACGCCGGCTCGCTCCCGCTGGGTGGCCTGCTCGCTTTTATTGCCCTCGCCATCAGGCAGGAATGGCTTCTCGCATTGATTGGAGGCGTGTTCGTTGCCGAGACGCTCAGCGTGATCCTGCAGGTCGGCAGCTTCAAACTGACCGGTCGGCGGATCTTTGCCTGCAGTCCGCTCCACCATCACTTCCAGTTTCGCGGCATGCCCGAAACGAGAATCGTGATCCGGTTCTGGATCGTCGCCGCCCTTTTGGCGATCGCCGGGATGGCGACGGTCCTGTTCTGA
- a CDS encoding UDP-N-acetylmuramoyl-L-alanyl-D-glutamate--2,6-diaminopimelate ligase, which translates to MQRTRSTSATVNLRRLFPSASFVGCAEMAVSQATEDSRQCTPGCLFAAIPGTRQNGQEFVDDALARGAAVVLTSQPLARVRVNQCIVGDVRAAYSELCQALAGLPARRLGIVGVTGTNGKTTTTWLVRAILEANRKHTGLLGTVEYSDGINSEPATLTTPDSKSLANWLESMVASKTPYAAIELSSHALQLSRAAGIHLDVATVTNITRDHFDFHGSFENYKTSKSRMLWMVKRGGLVVLNADDPGSASLAEVVPSSSRLMTFGIENPADVVGRIIEQSNIGSRFVVEHGAEEFEFFTPLIGRHNIENCLAAIASCRHFGLSLDSMADGINTLSTVPGRLELIEGRQPFRVFVDYAHTDDALRNVIKAVRPTTRGRVIVVFGAGGDRDVEKRPLMGQAASTADLCVVTSDNPRSEDPDQIIAQIVAGIPAHTKKHIEVDRETAIAWAIRHAKPGDTVLVCGKGHERVQVIGTERVPFDDAAACRQHLFHYRIPKRAAS; encoded by the coding sequence ATGCAACGGACTCGTTCGACTTCCGCCACCGTCAACCTGCGGCGTCTCTTCCCGTCGGCCAGTTTCGTCGGCTGCGCGGAAATGGCAGTCTCGCAGGCGACTGAAGACAGTCGCCAGTGCACTCCCGGCTGCCTCTTCGCGGCCATCCCCGGCACCCGGCAGAATGGTCAGGAGTTTGTCGACGACGCGCTGGCCCGCGGGGCCGCCGTCGTCCTCACCTCTCAGCCGCTCGCTCGCGTCCGGGTCAACCAGTGCATCGTCGGCGACGTCCGCGCCGCCTATTCCGAGCTTTGCCAGGCCCTCGCCGGTCTTCCCGCCCGCCGCCTGGGGATCGTCGGGGTGACGGGGACCAACGGGAAAACAACAACCACCTGGCTCGTCCGCGCCATCCTCGAGGCAAATCGCAAACACACCGGGCTGCTGGGCACTGTCGAATACAGCGACGGCATCAACAGCGAACCGGCCACGCTCACGACTCCCGACTCGAAGTCGCTGGCCAACTGGCTCGAGTCGATGGTGGCCAGCAAGACCCCGTATGCGGCGATCGAACTCTCCAGTCACGCCCTGCAGCTCAGCCGCGCGGCAGGCATTCATCTCGACGTCGCCACCGTTACGAACATCACCCGCGATCACTTCGATTTCCATGGCTCGTTCGAGAACTACAAGACCTCGAAATCGCGGATGCTGTGGATGGTGAAGCGGGGCGGGCTGGTCGTGCTCAATGCCGACGACCCCGGCTCCGCGTCCCTGGCGGAAGTCGTCCCTTCGTCCTCACGATTGATGACGTTCGGAATCGAGAATCCGGCCGACGTCGTCGGCCGCATCATCGAGCAGTCGAACATCGGCAGCCGCTTCGTCGTCGAGCACGGAGCGGAAGAATTCGAGTTTTTCACGCCGCTCATCGGCCGTCACAACATCGAGAACTGCCTGGCCGCGATTGCCTCCTGCCGGCACTTCGGCCTGTCGCTCGATTCCATGGCGGATGGGATCAACACGCTTTCGACCGTGCCCGGCCGGCTGGAGCTGATCGAAGGCCGGCAGCCGTTCCGAGTCTTTGTCGACTACGCCCACACGGATGACGCGCTTCGAAATGTGATCAAGGCCGTCCGCCCCACGACGCGCGGCCGCGTCATCGTCGTTTTCGGAGCCGGCGGCGACCGTGACGTCGAAAAGCGTCCGCTGATGGGGCAGGCGGCGAGCACGGCCGACCTGTGCGTCGTCACGAGCGACAATCCCCGCTCGGAAGACCCCGACCAGATCATCGCACAGATTGTCGCCGGCATTCCGGCCCACACGAAGAAGCACATCGAGGTCGATCGCGAGACGGCAATCGCCTGGGCGATCCGCCACGCCAAGCCCGGCGACACCGTTCTCGTGTGCGGCAAAGGCCACGAGCGCGTGCAGGTCATCGGGACCGAGCGAGTCCCCTTCGACGACGCGGCCGCCTGCCGGCAGCATTTGTTCCACTATCGCATCCCGAAGAGAGCCGCCTCCTGA
- a CDS encoding PVC-type heme-binding CxxCH protein, whose amino-acid sequence MMSKARLLQSGSGVVRERRFASRPGGLAFSAAALLILAQSSAAGLLAADLPRVPPGFTVTRVTTPGMVQHPTMACFDDRGRLYVCESAGTNANAADLLKDPQDKILRLEDTDGDGTFDKSVVFADKLVFPQGVLWHEGAVYTCSSPYLWKLKDNNGDGVCDERTVLVKSFGFSGNAADIHGPFLGPEGRLWWCDGRHGHEIRTDENGLAGGPDNAVDIPARPEPGLPNPEGKLLSQGKAARIFNCNLDGSDVQTFCGGGMDNPVEVDFWDTGEVLGTVNLFYGTPRGDCLVHWVWGGVYPKADQQECIAEFPRTVGLLDEVANYGHVAVSGMCKYRSEQFGKGWNQSVFVTMFNTHKVVRTTLERSGSTFKATGHEDFVVFDDPDSHPTDVLEDADGSLLVVDTGGWFRIGCPASQVAKPQIGGAIYRIRKDGAHQIDDPYGRLIDVANAPIESLLDLTTDPRPNVVRSALARLRKQSLTSNWTRLKGEHRRRYIELEWAGWISKHGLLSREADEVLQEALLGPDLALRRRAIESIVRYEGLTPIDAIRPHFRHRYLAAISASLSSGPVDRAIEHAATFAFARVYAQGSPVGYLSHQNPIVQRVALLAADEFPYAAAKVPELKPEDVIPLLGTSDADLQRTVFDVISRREGWAAGVVDLIAQWLSEPSLSDDRRAIIRRFLAERAGESSVQTLIASQLARADLSADARQTLLEAVVDAKVPAIPSPWVSGLLDALKADGPARRLAIAAALRHKIPDLSPALDALAEDETIPSDLRIAAMDVQNVRDQQPLADARFQFLRTQLDSDADPVLTATAARVLADSPLSRDQLIALAPAFDGDHSLLAPTLLRAYANLKDSAVAMALLNQLNLAGDSLILPGADLARVFSTAPADVQKQAAPLLAAHGLDPAKQAAKLAELTDATKTGNARNGRDVFFSNKALCSRCHRVNNQGETIGPDLSMVGAIRQHHELVEAVVEPSASFVRSYRPVVLATSDGKVHTGVIASETSTEITLRTADFAELRIPRSEVETFKEADLSIMPAGVETRLTQTELADLIAYLASLKERKP is encoded by the coding sequence ATGATGTCCAAGGCCCGGCTTCTGCAATCAGGTTCGGGCGTCGTTCGGGAACGTCGCTTCGCATCGCGGCCGGGAGGCCTGGCCTTCTCGGCCGCGGCTCTGCTCATTCTTGCACAATCGTCGGCTGCTGGCCTCCTCGCCGCCGATCTCCCCCGCGTTCCGCCGGGCTTTACCGTCACCCGCGTCACCACACCCGGGATGGTGCAGCATCCGACGATGGCCTGCTTCGACGACCGGGGGCGGCTCTACGTCTGCGAAAGCGCCGGGACCAACGCCAATGCGGCCGACCTCCTCAAGGATCCGCAGGACAAGATCCTCCGTCTCGAAGACACCGACGGCGACGGGACTTTCGACAAGTCGGTCGTCTTCGCCGACAAGCTGGTGTTTCCGCAGGGTGTCCTGTGGCATGAGGGCGCGGTTTACACCTGCAGCTCGCCCTATCTGTGGAAACTGAAAGACAACAACGGCGACGGAGTGTGTGACGAGCGGACCGTCCTCGTGAAGTCGTTCGGCTTCAGCGGCAACGCCGCCGACATTCACGGCCCGTTCCTCGGTCCGGAAGGACGGTTGTGGTGGTGCGATGGCCGCCACGGGCACGAAATCCGGACGGATGAAAACGGACTCGCCGGCGGCCCGGACAACGCGGTCGACATCCCGGCCAGGCCCGAACCGGGTCTTCCGAACCCGGAGGGAAAGCTACTCTCGCAGGGGAAGGCCGCCCGCATCTTCAACTGCAATCTGGATGGCAGCGACGTCCAGACGTTCTGTGGCGGCGGAATGGATAACCCCGTGGAAGTCGACTTCTGGGACACGGGGGAAGTCCTCGGGACCGTGAACCTGTTTTACGGGACCCCGCGCGGCGATTGCCTCGTTCACTGGGTCTGGGGGGGCGTCTATCCGAAGGCCGACCAGCAGGAGTGCATTGCCGAGTTCCCCCGCACGGTCGGACTGCTCGATGAAGTGGCCAACTACGGGCACGTCGCGGTCAGCGGGATGTGCAAATACCGCAGTGAACAGTTCGGCAAGGGGTGGAATCAATCCGTATTCGTGACGATGTTCAACACGCACAAGGTGGTGCGGACGACGCTGGAACGGTCGGGTTCGACGTTCAAGGCGACGGGGCACGAAGACTTCGTGGTGTTTGATGATCCCGATTCGCATCCGACCGACGTGCTGGAGGACGCTGATGGGAGCCTGCTGGTGGTCGATACCGGGGGATGGTTCCGGATCGGCTGCCCGGCCTCACAGGTGGCGAAGCCGCAGATTGGCGGGGCGATTTATCGGATTCGGAAGGACGGGGCACACCAGATTGATGATCCGTATGGTCGTTTGATTGATGTCGCCAATGCACCCATCGAGAGTTTGTTGGATCTCACAACAGATCCCCGGCCAAATGTTGTTCGTTCGGCCCTGGCACGTCTCCGTAAGCAGTCTCTGACAAGCAATTGGACAAGATTGAAAGGGGAGCATCGCCGCCGGTATATCGAGCTTGAATGGGCCGGATGGATTTCGAAGCACGGGTTGCTTAGCCGAGAGGCGGATGAAGTACTTCAGGAAGCTCTTCTTGGTCCGGACCTTGCATTGCGACGGCGGGCGATTGAGTCGATCGTCCGATACGAAGGGCTCACTCCAATTGATGCGATTCGACCGCATTTTCGACATCGATACCTTGCAGCCATCTCGGCCTCCCTCTCCTCCGGCCCTGTTGATCGAGCGATTGAGCACGCTGCTACGTTCGCGTTTGCACGCGTCTATGCTCAGGGAAGCCCCGTCGGTTATCTATCCCATCAGAATCCAATTGTTCAGCGAGTCGCTTTACTAGCTGCCGATGAGTTCCCCTATGCCGCCGCAAAGGTGCCTGAACTCAAGCCCGAGGACGTCATTCCGCTCCTAGGCACTTCTGACGCCGACCTCCAGCGCACCGTCTTTGACGTCATCTCCCGCCGCGAAGGCTGGGCCGCCGGCGTTGTCGACCTCATTGCCCAATGGCTCAGCGAACCATCCCTCTCGGACGACCGCCGTGCGATCATCCGCCGCTTCCTCGCCGAACGCGCCGGCGAATCGTCCGTCCAGACGCTCATTGCCTCGCAACTCGCTCGCGCAGACCTTTCCGCCGACGCCCGGCAGACTCTCCTCGAGGCCGTTGTGGATGCGAAAGTGCCAGCGATTCCCTCGCCCTGGGTCAGCGGGTTGCTGGACGCGCTCAAAGCCGACGGCCCGGCCCGGCGTCTGGCCATTGCGGCAGCGCTTCGACACAAGATTCCTGATCTGTCGCCGGCGCTGGATGCCCTGGCTGAGGACGAAACGATTCCCTCCGACCTGCGGATTGCCGCCATGGACGTGCAGAACGTCCGCGACCAGCAGCCGCTGGCCGACGCACGTTTCCAGTTCCTTCGCACGCAGCTCGACAGTGACGCGGACCCCGTCCTCACCGCCACCGCCGCCCGCGTGTTGGCGGATTCTCCGCTCTCGCGCGACCAGTTGATCGCCCTGGCCCCGGCTTTCGATGGGGATCACTCCCTTCTGGCCCCGACGTTGCTCCGCGCGTATGCGAACCTCAAGGATTCCGCTGTGGCGATGGCCCTGCTGAACCAGCTCAACCTCGCGGGCGATTCCCTGATCCTGCCGGGCGCTGATCTCGCCCGTGTGTTCAGCACGGCCCCGGCCGACGTCCAGAAGCAGGCCGCCCCGCTGCTTGCGGCGCACGGCCTCGATCCCGCGAAGCAGGCGGCCAAGCTCGCCGAGCTGACTGACGCGACGAAGACCGGCAATGCCCGCAACGGCCGCGACGTCTTCTTCAGCAACAAAGCCCTCTGCAGCCGCTGCCACCGGGTGAACAACCAGGGCGAAACCATCGGCCCCGATCTCTCCATGGTCGGCGCCATCCGCCAGCACCACGAACTTGTGGAAGCCGTCGTCGAGCCGAGCGCCAGCTTCGTCCGCAGCTACCGCCCGGTGGTCCTCGCGACATCTGATGGCAAGGTCCACACCGGCGTCATCGCCAGCGAAACGTCGACCGAGATCACGCTGCGGACGGCCGACTTCGCCGAGCTGCGGATTCCCCGCAGCGAAGTCGAGACGTTCAAGGAGGCCGACCTGTCGATCATGCCAGCGGGGGTTGAGACGCGACTGACGCAGACGGAGCTGGCGGACCTGATCGCTTACCTGGCGTCGCTGAAAGAGCGGAAGCCGTAA
- a CDS encoding M16 family metallopeptidase, with translation MSFHRHELPNGLEIIAELNPRAYSTALGFFVRAGSRDETEAVSGVSHFLEHMAFKGNDRFTPDDVNRIFDELGAQYNAATSEEMTLYYAAILPEYLPKTFELLANLLTPALRTEDFDTEKQVILEEIGMYDDMPAFAILEKAMESHFAGHPLCQSVLGSVGTVSALTVDQMRAYFKDRYRAGNILLAAAGNIDWQQLVELAEKHCGSWAAGRPDRAIAEAQPQANKLLLQKDLKQQHVVQMAPAPSATDTLRFAADIVSVVVGDDSGSRLYWDLVDPGIVESADLTYSDYEGSGVWSTYLCSNPDTASENLARIAEIYNDVNRSSITFEELEQARNKVASRIVLSGERPMGRLSSLGGNWMYRKEYRTIEDDLADLRAVSLEDVRELLDKYPLGQTTVAGIGPLTEL, from the coding sequence ATGTCTTTTCACCGTCACGAGCTTCCCAACGGCCTCGAAATCATCGCGGAGCTGAATCCTCGCGCCTACAGCACCGCGCTGGGGTTCTTTGTGCGAGCCGGATCACGTGATGAGACCGAGGCCGTCAGCGGCGTGAGTCACTTCCTGGAACACATGGCGTTCAAGGGAAACGACCGATTCACTCCGGACGACGTGAACCGGATCTTTGACGAGTTGGGAGCCCAGTACAACGCGGCCACCAGCGAAGAGATGACTCTCTACTACGCCGCCATCCTGCCCGAGTACCTGCCGAAGACATTCGAACTGCTCGCCAACCTCCTCACGCCTGCCCTCCGGACGGAAGACTTCGATACCGAGAAGCAGGTGATCCTCGAAGAGATCGGCATGTATGACGACATGCCGGCCTTCGCGATTCTCGAAAAGGCGATGGAGTCACACTTCGCCGGGCATCCGCTCTGCCAGAGCGTGCTCGGCTCGGTAGGGACGGTCTCCGCTCTGACGGTCGACCAGATGAGGGCCTACTTCAAGGACCGCTACCGCGCCGGAAACATCCTGCTGGCGGCGGCCGGCAATATCGACTGGCAGCAGCTCGTCGAACTGGCTGAAAAGCACTGCGGAAGCTGGGCGGCCGGTCGCCCCGACCGGGCGATCGCCGAGGCCCAGCCGCAGGCGAACAAGCTGCTGCTGCAGAAAGACCTGAAGCAGCAGCACGTCGTGCAGATGGCCCCTGCCCCGTCCGCGACCGACACGCTTCGGTTCGCGGCGGACATCGTGTCGGTTGTCGTCGGAGACGACTCCGGCAGCCGGCTGTACTGGGACCTCGTCGACCCGGGAATCGTGGAATCGGCCGACCTGACCTATAGCGACTACGAAGGGAGCGGTGTCTGGTCGACTTACCTTTGCTCCAATCCGGATACGGCCTCCGAGAACCTCGCCCGGATCGCGGAGATCTACAACGACGTCAACCGCAGCTCAATCACCTTCGAAGAGCTGGAGCAGGCGCGGAACAAGGTGGCCTCGCGAATCGTTCTCAGCGGCGAGCGGCCGATGGGCCGGTTGTCGTCACTCGGCGGAAACTGGATGTATCGCAAGGAATACCGGACGATCGAGGACGACCTCGCCGACCTGCGGGCGGTGTCACTCGAAGATGTGCGGGAGCTGCTCGACAAGTACCCGCTCGGGCAGACGACGGTGGCCGGCATCGGGCCGCTGACGGAACTGTGA
- a CDS encoding UDP-N-acetylmuramoyl-tripeptide--D-alanyl-D-alanine ligase, with protein sequence MPVATFHDLIVAAGGRPSGEVRPGDLIGKVRTDSRLVSPGDLFWALPGTAMNGHDFVGEAFRRGAACCVVEDDRAPFEGYPRIVVNDSLTALAKFAHAHRRACDAMVIAVTGSVGKTTTRNMLHSVLSARFSGSQSPANFNNHVGVPLSLLEISPQHEFAVIEMGASGVGEIADLARIAAPEAAIMTSVAPSHLEKFGSLDAIEQAKGELVEAIPHDGFVVLNGDDARVRSMSARANCRVILVGEGTHNDLRPERVHALNDLLLITVSGVEFQLPAIGRHHVLAALACIAVAREIGLSDAEIDRGLKQFQPVGGRSRKLDVGPWTIIDDTYNASPASMAAACESLRNWQTAGRKWLVLGDMLELGADSAAFHRQLGDLAARSQIDGVIATGEFAGDVISAARAAGMQGGQLAICRDLSTVLLHLDCWLAPGDVALVKGSRGMRMEQVIEQLKSRAEETPLQRRLAA encoded by the coding sequence ATGCCAGTCGCAACCTTTCACGACCTGATCGTCGCCGCCGGCGGACGGCCTTCGGGCGAGGTGCGTCCAGGCGACCTGATCGGCAAGGTTCGGACGGATTCGCGGCTGGTCTCGCCAGGCGACCTGTTCTGGGCACTCCCCGGGACAGCCATGAACGGACACGACTTCGTCGGCGAAGCCTTCCGTCGCGGGGCGGCCTGCTGCGTCGTCGAGGACGACCGCGCGCCGTTCGAGGGATATCCCCGCATCGTCGTCAACGACTCGCTTACGGCGCTGGCAAAGTTCGCACACGCTCATCGCCGCGCGTGCGACGCCATGGTGATCGCCGTGACGGGCAGCGTCGGCAAGACGACGACCCGCAACATGCTCCACAGCGTGCTGAGCGCCCGATTCAGCGGATCGCAAAGCCCGGCCAACTTCAATAACCACGTCGGTGTGCCGCTCAGCCTGCTCGAGATCTCTCCCCAGCACGAATTTGCTGTGATCGAGATGGGCGCTTCAGGCGTCGGCGAGATCGCAGACCTGGCTCGGATCGCCGCCCCGGAAGCGGCCATCATGACCTCCGTCGCCCCGTCACACCTGGAAAAGTTTGGTTCGCTCGACGCCATCGAACAGGCGAAGGGGGAACTGGTCGAAGCGATTCCCCACGACGGGTTCGTCGTTCTCAACGGGGACGACGCCCGTGTTCGATCGATGAGCGCCCGCGCGAACTGCCGCGTGATCCTCGTCGGCGAAGGGACCCACAACGACCTGCGGCCCGAACGCGTCCACGCCTTGAACGACCTGTTATTGATCACGGTGAGCGGCGTTGAATTTCAGCTCCCAGCGATCGGCCGCCATCACGTCCTCGCGGCGCTCGCGTGCATCGCGGTGGCGCGAGAGATCGGGCTCTCTGACGCCGAGATCGATCGCGGCCTGAAGCAGTTCCAGCCTGTCGGCGGTCGCTCGCGGAAGCTCGACGTCGGCCCCTGGACGATCATTGATGACACCTACAACGCCAGCCCCGCATCCATGGCCGCGGCCTGCGAGTCGCTGAGGAACTGGCAGACAGCCGGGCGGAAGTGGCTCGTTCTGGGAGACATGCTGGAACTCGGTGCCGACAGCGCCGCGTTCCATCGACAGCTTGGCGACCTCGCCGCCCGCTCACAGATTGATGGCGTGATCGCCACCGGGGAATTCGCCGGCGACGTCATCTCCGCCGCACGCGCGGCTGGAATGCAGGGCGGTCAACTCGCCATCTGCCGCGATCTTTCCACTGTGCTGCTGCATCTCGACTGCTGGCTCGCCCCGGGCGATGTGGCGCTTGTGAAGGGATCGCGCGGCATGCGGATGGAGCAGGTCATCGAACAACTCAAGTCGCGGGCGGAAGAAACGCCGTTGCAGAGGCGTCTCGCTGCCTGA